One region of Carassius gibelio isolate Cgi1373 ecotype wild population from Czech Republic chromosome A1, carGib1.2-hapl.c, whole genome shotgun sequence genomic DNA includes:
- the LOC128020143 gene encoding N-acetyllactosaminide beta-1,3-N-acetylglucosaminyltransferase 2-like isoform X2, which yields MDLTLDLPCRCPRCGEGIFKMKSNWKTTKMLGLMMLANFLIYIAVEVSRSYGQGQDIHKRRRLTTKKFWKKPESSPAFWNREQERLDDIYFLPLANGSEAPRDFRGIPRWLNHMSSCKPDSRVTTEIEDFKSLPQRFQDFLLYMGCRSYPLIMDAPKVCSEPPYLLLAVKSIAPHFDRRQAIRESWGRAGIFDGERIATVFLLGTTAATDHFPDFSDMVKHEAALYGDVLQWDYRDTFFNLTLKEVLFLEWFGSHCASAKYVFKCDDDVFVNTQHMLAYLGNFSVSKTKEIFIGDVITNAGPHRTRHLKYYIPESLFRGIYPPYAGGGGYLYSGSLGLRLRMISRLVTLYPIDDVFTGMCLKRLGLVPEKHMGFKTFDIEEKHRENPCAYKSLILVHPRSPQDMIKIWSWINDPKAKCCIKTTLDTKGAMPSSKCK from the coding sequence gtgGTGAGGGCATCTTCAAGATGAAAAGTAACTGGAAGACCACCAAGATGCTGGGATTGATGATGTTAGCAAACTTCCTCATCTACATTGCGGTGGAAGTGTCCAGAAGCTATGGGCAGGGGCAAGACATCCACAAACGACGGAGACTGACGACCAAAAAGTTCTGGAAGAAGCCGGAGTCCAGTCCGGCGTTCTGGAATCGCGAGCAGGAGCGTCTCGATGATATCTACTTCCTGCCGCTTGCTAATGGCAGTGAGGCCCCGCGTGACTTCAGAGGAATCCCACGCTGGCTGAATCACATGAGTTCTTGCAAGCCGGACAGCAGGGTGACAACAGAGATTGAAGACTTTAAGTCCCTACCACAGCGATTCCAGGACTTCTTGTTGTACATGGGATGTAGGTCATACCCCTTGATAATGGATGCTCCCAAAGTCTGTTCTGAACCACCATACCTCTTGCTAGCAGTGAAATCCATTGCGCCACATTTCGACCGACGGCAGGCCATCCGGGAATCATGGGGCCGTGCTGGGATCTTCGACGGCGAGCGAATTGCGACAGTATTCCTACTTGGCACCACGGCAGCGACGGACCACTTCCCTGACTTTTCAGACATGGTCAAGCACGAAGCGGCGTTGTACGGCGATGTCCTGCAGTGGGATTATCGAGACACGTTCTTCAATCTCACCTTAAAGGAAGTCCTCTTTCTGGAGTGGTTTGGGAGCCATTGCGCTTCTGCCAAGTATGTGTTTAAATGCGACGACGATGTTTTCGTCAACACGCAGCATATGCTGGCTTACTTAGGCAACTTTTCAGTGTCCAAGACAAAGGAGATTTTCATTGGCGATGTGATCACTAATGCTGGACCACACCGGACCAGACACCTCAAGTATTACATCCCTGAGAGCCTGTTTCGTGGGATTTACCCTCCATACGCAGGTGGCGGAGGATACCTGTATTCAGGTAGTCTGGGGCTGCGGTTAAGAATGATCTCTCGTCTGGTCACGTTGTACCCGATTGACGATGTGTTTACAGGGATGTGTCTGAAGAGACTGGGACTAGTACCGGAGAAACACATGGGCTTTAAGACTTTTGATATTGAGGAGAAGCACAGAGAGAATCCTTGTGCTTACAAAAGTCTGATTCTGGTCCATCCCAGGAGCCCACAGGACATGATAAAGATCTGGTCTTGGATTAATGACCCTAAAGCGAAATGTTGCATCAAAACTACACTGGACACAAAGGGCGCGATGCCAAGCagcaaatgcaaataa
- the LOC128020143 gene encoding N-acetyllactosaminide beta-1,3-N-acetylglucosaminyltransferase 2-like isoform X3 yields the protein MKSNWKTTKMLGLMMLANFLIYIAVEVSRSYGQGQDIHKRRRLTTKKFWKKPESSPAFWNREQERLDDIYFLPLANGSEAPRDFRGIPRWLNHMSSCKPDSRVTTEIEDFKSLPQRFQDFLLYMGCRSYPLIMDAPKVCSEPPYLLLAVKSIAPHFDRRQAIRESWGRAGIFDGERIATVFLLGTTAATDHFPDFSDMVKHEAALYGDVLQWDYRDTFFNLTLKEVLFLEWFGSHCASAKYVFKCDDDVFVNTQHMLAYLGNFSVSKTKEIFIGDVITNAGPHRTRHLKYYIPESLFRGIYPPYAGGGGYLYSGSLGLRLRMISRLVTLYPIDDVFTGMCLKRLGLVPEKHMGFKTFDIEEKHRENPCAYKSLILVHPRSPQDMIKIWSWINDPKAKCCIKTTLDTKGAMPSSKCK from the coding sequence ATGAAAAGTAACTGGAAGACCACCAAGATGCTGGGATTGATGATGTTAGCAAACTTCCTCATCTACATTGCGGTGGAAGTGTCCAGAAGCTATGGGCAGGGGCAAGACATCCACAAACGACGGAGACTGACGACCAAAAAGTTCTGGAAGAAGCCGGAGTCCAGTCCGGCGTTCTGGAATCGCGAGCAGGAGCGTCTCGATGATATCTACTTCCTGCCGCTTGCTAATGGCAGTGAGGCCCCGCGTGACTTCAGAGGAATCCCACGCTGGCTGAATCACATGAGTTCTTGCAAGCCGGACAGCAGGGTGACAACAGAGATTGAAGACTTTAAGTCCCTACCACAGCGATTCCAGGACTTCTTGTTGTACATGGGATGTAGGTCATACCCCTTGATAATGGATGCTCCCAAAGTCTGTTCTGAACCACCATACCTCTTGCTAGCAGTGAAATCCATTGCGCCACATTTCGACCGACGGCAGGCCATCCGGGAATCATGGGGCCGTGCTGGGATCTTCGACGGCGAGCGAATTGCGACAGTATTCCTACTTGGCACCACGGCAGCGACGGACCACTTCCCTGACTTTTCAGACATGGTCAAGCACGAAGCGGCGTTGTACGGCGATGTCCTGCAGTGGGATTATCGAGACACGTTCTTCAATCTCACCTTAAAGGAAGTCCTCTTTCTGGAGTGGTTTGGGAGCCATTGCGCTTCTGCCAAGTATGTGTTTAAATGCGACGACGATGTTTTCGTCAACACGCAGCATATGCTGGCTTACTTAGGCAACTTTTCAGTGTCCAAGACAAAGGAGATTTTCATTGGCGATGTGATCACTAATGCTGGACCACACCGGACCAGACACCTCAAGTATTACATCCCTGAGAGCCTGTTTCGTGGGATTTACCCTCCATACGCAGGTGGCGGAGGATACCTGTATTCAGGTAGTCTGGGGCTGCGGTTAAGAATGATCTCTCGTCTGGTCACGTTGTACCCGATTGACGATGTGTTTACAGGGATGTGTCTGAAGAGACTGGGACTAGTACCGGAGAAACACATGGGCTTTAAGACTTTTGATATTGAGGAGAAGCACAGAGAGAATCCTTGTGCTTACAAAAGTCTGATTCTGGTCCATCCCAGGAGCCCACAGGACATGATAAAGATCTGGTCTTGGATTAATGACCCTAAAGCGAAATGTTGCATCAAAACTACACTGGACACAAAGGGCGCGATGCCAAGCagcaaatgcaaataa
- the LOC128020158 gene encoding uncharacterized protein LOC128020158: MPRRHLWSKYSLLILIYLTALTRSAEISTNDGQASAGVGRDRYAFFALRSCHQVLRDNSGEIFSPDYLCSNPPVWCNWTIQVSPGKRLELYLEDLTPSDTCQNKIDQIHLDESPAGAGGQRILERCWRKARYISVFNTVQVVLLINGNRPVPYRGFYGRYKAFGSLDEDVMEAALGGVEDETDGVTSPPPGVRDVTADIRPSGVNTQATSTGLTNSGSSVTIELPVGKRETWDKNPGDSTTDSSPRVVVSDYNINDAIDDDDDVYDENFLVTSLKETETQHNQPESGPAQTRPRYQGAYSQTSDMTLSAHTHVPHVKAVTRSPSAMRRNVDAQARSSDQTEQVRARTAEDEEGVSMETTVTDSSITLPVIQPKLHRKSKEKTPYQQTLKNVPHNRHFPGELLFEVSVEVNLEPEPHEESSSLRSALETMIRETLGRLTPKSLDFKRLKKLSSGVLFIVWLQFEKAAVGLQTDGVLQSSLQGLQGRTIRSQSTKTQGIIASVSTEDINECETQMVVCDAHAECVNQFGSYSCHCIHGETGASVCMVSTEPDCSWTPPPTILRGVYTIIGLLMLLIVLMLLVGFFLYRRYYRGSFLPQCQKTSASSVVGPAAHDNVNNNSRSDGSCGANRFIFPPPPPPMRMHKDGHRSLDLPLLHFSSLVPPDRFRSKIRAEKPPF, from the exons ATGCCGCGGCGGCATTTATGGAGTAAATACAGTCTTCTGATATTAATCTATTTGACAGCTTTGACACGCAGCGCTGAG ATCAGCACAAATGACGGCCAAGCATCCGCAG gTGTAGGCCGCGATCGATACGCTTTCTTTGCCCTGCGGAGCTGCCATCAAGTCCTCCGTGACAACAGTGGTGAGATCTTCTCCCCTGACTATCTGTGCTCAAACCCCCCCGTGTGGTGCAACTGGACCATCCAGGTGTCTCCTGGGAAGCGTCTGGAGCTGTATCTGGAGGACCTGACTCCCTCAGACACCTGTCAGAATAAGATCGATCAGATCCACCTGGACGAATCTCCAGCGGGTGCAGGGGGACAGAGGATTCTGGAGAGGTGCTGGAGAAAAGCCAGATACATTTCTGTGTTCAACACGGTTCAGGTGGTGCTGCTCATCAACGGGAACCGTCCCGTCCCATACAGGGGCTTCTATGGACGTTATAAAGCTTTCGGATCCCTGGATGAAG ACGTGATGGAAGCAGCATTGGGTGGTGTTGAAGATGAAACGGATGGAGTTACGAGTCCTCCACCAGGTGTGAGAGACGTCACCGCAGATATCCGACCATCAGGAGTGAACACACAAGCTACATCCACCGGTCTGACCAACTCTGGATCCTCAGTGACCATCGAACTTCCTGTAGGGAAGAGGGAAACCTGGGACAAGAATCCTGGAGATTCAACGACTGATTCATCTCCTCGTGTTGTAGTGTCTGATTACAACATTAACGATGcgattgatgatgatgatgatgtttacGATGAGAATTTCCTTGTAACGTCACTAAAAGAAACTGAGACCCAGCATAACCAACCCGAAAGTGGCCCAGCTCAAACACGCCCCAGATATCAAGGGGCTTACTCCCAAACCTCAGACATGACCCTCAGCGCACACACTCATGTGCCACACGTCAAAGCCGTCACCCGCTCTCCGTCTGCCATGCGCAGGAATGTGGACGCACAAGCGCGCTCCTCTGATCAAACGGAGCAGGTCCGAGCCAGAACGGCCGAGGATGAGGAAGGTGTTTCCATGGAGACGACCGTGACTGACAGCAGCATCACACTTCCTGTTATTCAACCCAAATTACACCGCAAATCAAAAG AGAAAACTCCCTACCAGCAAACCTTGAAAAATGTGCCCCACAACAGGCATTTTCCTGGGG AGCTCTTGTTCGAGGTGAGTGTCGAGGTCAATCTGGAGCCTGAACCTCATGAAGAATCCTCTTCCCTCAGATCTGCTCTAGAGACCATG ATACGAGAAACATTAGGACGTCTCACTCCAAAGAGCCTGGACTTCAAAAGACTGAAAAA GTTGAGTTCTGGCGTTTTGTTCATCGTGTGGCTGCAGTTTGAGAAGGCGGCTGTAGGGCTGCAGACGGATGGGGTCCTTCAGTCCAGTCTGCAGGGGCTGCAGGGCAGAACCATCAGATCCCAAAGCACCAAAACACAGGGCATCATTGCGTCTGTCTCTACTGAAG ACATCAATGAGTGTGAGACACAAATGGTGGTGTGTGATGCTCACGCCGAGTGTGTGAATCAGTTTGGATCATACTCCTGTCACTGTATCCATGGTGAAACGGGTGCCAGCGTTTGTATGGTGTCTACTGAACCTG ACTGTAGTTGGACACCACCTCCCACAATCCTTAGGGGCGTTTATACCATCATCGGCCTGCTCATGTTGCTCATTGTGCTGATGCTGTTGGTGGGGTTTTTTCTGTATCGTCGTTACTATAGAGGCTCGTTCCTTCCTCAATGCCAGAAAACGAGCGCTAGCAGTGTGGTTGGACCCGCTGCCCATGACAATGTCAACAATAACTCCAGAAGTGATGGTAGCTGTGGTGCGAACCGGTTCATATTCCCCCCTCCACCTCCACCCATGAGGATGCACAAAGATGGCCACCGCTCTCTGGATCTGCCGTTATTACACTTCAGCTCTCTGGTGCCTCCTGATAGATTTAGAAGTAAAATACGTGCAGAGAAACCCCCGTTTTGA